Sequence from the Deltaproteobacteria bacterium genome:
CTTGCCGAACTCGCCCACGATCCAGCCGTTCTTCGCGTCCGTGAACTTCACGTCGTAGAGGATGGGATCGGCCGCCGCGAGGCTCTCGCCGCCGGAGATGTCGGCTTCCATTTCCACCTTGCGCGCGCGCCACGTCTTGCCCCCGTCGCTCGTCGAGGTGAGGATCGAGCGGTCGCCCGCCGCCCAGGCGTGGTCGGCGTCGAGGGCGTAGAGCGCGAAGAGGTAGAGCGGCTGCCTGGAGCCGTCCTTGTCCTCGAAGAACGCGTTCGACTCCTGCTGCTGCCAGCTCTTGCCGCCGTCGGCGGTATGCAGGATGAGGCCGTCCTGCCCCGAGATGAAGCCGTGCTGGTCGTCGGTGAAGCGCACGGCATAGAGCGCCAGCTCGGTGCCGCTCGGACGCGCGGTCCAGCTCCGGCCACCGTCGGTCGTCTCGAGGATCTTGCCGTTGTAGCCGACGACGAAGGCGCGGTCCTTGCTGAGCGCTTGCACGTCGTAGAAGCGGTCGGTCACGTAGATGGTGCGCTGGGCGAGCGGCACCATCTCGACCTCGTGATGGCATCCGAGCACGAGCGCGAGGAGGGTGGCCCCTCCCGGGATGATCCAGCGACGCATGCGGCCCCTCCCCCGGGGCGCGGGAACCGCGTCCCGTCGACGGGCGCCTAACAGACCCTCTCTCGAGATGTCAATGGGACGAGCCTCCCCCGGCATCCGCCTTAGGGAACCACTTGGAGACGTCCTTGGGCTCCACGATCACCTGGCGGTCGACCTTCCAGGCGCCATCCTCCTTGAGGAGGGTGTAGAGCTCGTACTCGGTGAGCCCGAGCTGGTTCACGAAGCGGTCCTGGGAGGAGAGGACGTTCGGCACCCAGGCCGTGGCGCCCTCGACCTTGCCGGGATGGACATGGAACTCGAAGATCTTGACGTCCGCGAACGCCATGCCGGTCTTCTGCTCCTTCACCCAGACCTCGCGGTCCTTCCCCTGCTTCATCGCCTTGGAGACCAGGTCGTAGGCGGCGTCGAACCTTCCGTCCTTGAGGGCCTGCAGGTACCGCCGGACGGTCTCCTCCGGCGAGAGCGGGGTGGTCTCCGCGGCTGGCACTCTCGCGGCGACGACGAGCCCGAGTGCGCCGAACGCCCACGAGAGCGAGCGCGCGCGAGGCATGTCCGCTCCCTACCACGGCCGCGTGCCGGCCGGAAGCCGGCGACGATTCTGCATCGGAGGGACCAATTTTGCGCCGCAGCCCTCACAGCCTAGCCCGGGGAATCCGCACCGCGCTCTGCGTACGGGGGTGGCACGTCACTTGCTGCCCGGCACGGACATGGACGAGAACCCCGGCAACCTGATCCGCACGCTCCGCCAGAAGCTCAGCATGACGCAGGAAGAGTTCGCGCACGAGATCGCGGTCACCGTCTCGACCGTGAACCGCTGGGAGAACGCGCATGCCGAGCCGAGCAAGTTGGCGTGGAAGGCGATCCACGACCTGGCGCGCAAGCGCGGGTTGACCGAGGACATCCTGCGCCTCGCGGGGGCGCTGAGCGGCGGCTGAGCGGCCGGGCCTGCGACCCAGAGAGGCGAGATTTGAACGCCGCAGTCAATCGCATGACGCCGCCGGCGCTCCCACCTCGCGCCGCACCGCGGGCCGCGCGCGCCCGCCGCCCGGGGGATGTGCCGCGGCCGTGCTCGCCTTTTCCACCCCGCGTGTCAGAAGTGCCCGTGTCGGGGCGCCGCGGCGGCCGGCCGGCACGCCCTTTGCGTCACGGCTGACACACCCCGGGGGCCGGACGGCGACGGACGGCACACCAGGGCGCCAGCCACATGAGCCACTCCCAAGCCATCGCCGCCGTCGGCCCGGTGGAGCAAGCCAAGATCCTGGTGGTCGAGGACGATCCGGACATCCGGAAGATCCTCGAGCTCTTCCTCGGCGAGAAGGGCTTCCGCGTGAAGATCGCCGACGGCGCGCCGCGTGCCCTCGAGCTGCTCGGCGAGGAGCCGATCGACGTGATCCTCTCCGACGTGCGCATGCCCGGCATGAGCGGGCTCGATCTGCTGCGGCACGTGAAGGAGCAGGATCCGGACATCCAGCTCGTCCTCATGAGCGCCTACTCGTCGGTCAAGGACGCGGTCGAGGCGATCCAGCTCGGCGCCGCCGACTACGTCGAGAAGCCGATCGACTTCCGCCGTCTCGAGCGCGTGCTGCAGACGGTGCTCGAGAAGCACCAGCTCCAGCACCGCACGCGCATCCTCGAGCAGCGCCTGCAGGGCTGCGTCACCTTCGAGGGCATGGTCGCGCGCTCGGCGCAGATGCTGTCGGTGTTCGCCTTCATCGAGCGCCTGGCGCGCTATCCCACCACCGCGCTCGTGATGGGCGAGAGCGGGACCGGCAAGGAGCTCGTCGCAGGCGCGCTCCACAGCCTCTCGCCGCTCCGCGACCGCCCCTTCGTGGTCTGCAACTGCACGACCCTCGCGCCCACGCTGCTCGAGAGCGAGCTCTTCGGGCACGTGCGCGGCGCGTTCACGGGCGCGGACCGGGACCGCAAGGGCCTCTTCGAGGCGGCCCACGGCGGCACCATTTTCCTCGACGAGATCGGCGAGCTGCCGGTCGCCGTGCAGGTGAAGCTGCTGCGCGTCCTCGAGAACCGGGAGATCAAGCGCATCGGCTCGCCCGACCCCGTGCACATCGACATCCGGGTGATCGCCGCCACCAACCGCGACCTCGCCGACATGGTGCGCGAGGCGACCTTCCGCGACGACCTCTTCTACCGCCTGAACGTGGGCGCCATCCACCTCCCGCCGCTGCGCAGCCGCACCGACGACATCGAGCCGCTCGTCCACCACTTCGTCGGCATCTTCAACCAGCGGCTGGGCCGCACCATGAGCGGCGCCGCCCCCGAGGTGTTCGACATCCTCGCCCGCTATTCCTGGCCCGGCAACGTGCGCGAGCTCGCCAACGTGATCGAACGCGCGATGGTGGTCTGCAAATCGAGCGTGATCGTGCCCGAGAGCCTGCCGCCGCACCTCTTCGAGGTCCGTCCGCTGCTCCTCGACGACGGGCCCGAGATGCCCGACCTGAGCCTGCGCGCAGCGGAGCGGGAGCAGATCGTACGTGCGCTGCAGGCCTCGGGGGGCAAGCGCGTGGAGGCGGCGCGCCGGCTCGGCCTCTCGCGGCGTACGCTGTACCGCAAGCTGTCGCGCTACGGCATCTCGTGAACGGGAGAGTGATGGACGAACCCCTGCACGCCCTCTGCCTCAGCACCGATCCGGCCGTCTCCAGCGCGGTGGTGGCGCTGCTCGCGCGCATCCCCGGCTTCGCGGTGACGGCACGCGAGCTCGATTACCAGCTCGGCTCGCTCGAGCTGAACGACATCCGCGAGCCGCACCTCGCCATCGTGCTCCTGGGCGAGGACCCGTCGCCCGGCCTGGCGGTGATCGAGGAGGTGCACAAGAGCGCCCCGGCGACCCAGGTCCTGGCGGTGTCGACGGACGAGCGGTCCGAGACGATCGTCAGGGCGCTGCGTGCGGGCGCGGACGAGTTTCTCCCTCTGCCGCTCGACGCCAATGCGCTGATGAAAGTCTGCATCAAGGTCTCTGCGCTCCGCCGCGTGTCGAAGGCGAACGGCGGCGCGCAGCACGCCCAGTTCTGGGTGGCATACGGCGCCAGGGGCGGCGTCGGCGTGACCACCCTGGTCGCCAACCTGGGGATCGCGCTGCAGGCGGCGGGGCGCCAGACGGTGCTCCTGGACCTCGACCTCCTCTCCGGCGACCTGGCGCTCTTCTTGAACCTGAACCCGAGCTACACGCTGCGCGACATCGCCGCCGCCAAGCGGCTCGACCCCGTCTTTCTGCAGGCGACGATGATCCGCCACCGCTCGGGCCTGGAGCTGATCGCCGCCCCCGTGCCGCTGCCGGGCGAGGCGCCGCTCCCGCTCACCAGCGAGCAGACGCTCGCCATCCTGAAGCTCCTCGACGCCACCCACCAGGTGGTGCTCCTCGACACGACCCCGGCCCCGCTCGACGCGACGCGCGCGGCGCTCACCAACGCCGATCGCATCTTCCTTGTGACCGAGCTCACCCTGCCGGCGCTGCGCGCCACGATGCGCGCGCTCGCCTGGCTGCGGGAGGAGGGCGTCGAGCTCGAGAGCACGGTCGAGATCGTGGTCAACAAGCACGCCAACCGCTCGTGGGAGGTCGCCCCCGCGGAGGCGGCAAAGACCCTCGGGCTCCCCATCCGGACCCTCCTCCCCCGCGACGACGCGGCCGTGTACACGGCCGTCAACGGCGGGCTCCCGCTCGACGAGGTGAAGGGTGGCGCCGCGCTGCAGCGCGCGATCGCCGCGCTGGTCGGGGGTGCAGCGCCCCCGCCGGAGAGCCCCGTGCTGAAGGGCTTCCGCCGCTTGTTCGCGGCCGCGGAACGGAGGGCCTGAGCGATGAGCATGCCGACCGGGACCATCCCCGCGCCGCGCAGGAGCGCGCCCGCCTCTCCGAGCCAGCAGATGAAGGACCTCAAGCTGCGCGTGCACCGCCAGCTCCTCGAGCGCCTCGACCTGGTGGCGCTCGCCTCGCTCGACAGCGCACAGGCCGAGGAGCACATTCGCGCCACGCTCGAGCGTGTCCTGCAGGCCGATTCGCCCGAGCTCTCGGGGCTCGAGCGCGAGCGGCTGATCGAGGAGGTCGGTTACGAGGTCTTCGGGCTCGGCCCGCTGGATTCGTTCCTCAAGGATGCCGACGTCTCCGACATCCTGGTGAACGGTCCGGACGCCGTCTATATCGAGAAGCAGGGGCGGCTCGCGCTCACCGACGTCAAGTTCCGCGACGAGGCGCACCTGATGCAGGTGATCGACCGCATCGTGTCGGCGGTCGGCCGGCGCGTCGATCGCGAGTCGCCGATGGTGGACGCGCGGCTGCCCGACGGCTCGCGCGTGAACGCCATCGTCGCGCCGCTCGCGGTGCGCGGACCCTGCCTCTCGATCCGTCGCTTCGGGCGGGAGCCCTACCGCATCGACAACCTGCTCGCCTTCGGCGCCCTCACGCCAGAGATGGTGCGCTACCTGGCGGCCGTCATCCAGGGGCGCCTCAACGTCATCATCTCGGGCGGCACGGGTGCCGGGAAGACTACCCTCCTCAACTGCCTGACCAGCTTCATCCCGCACCACGAGCGCGTGGTGACGGTCGAGGACTCGGCCGAGCTCCAGCTCCAGCAGCCGCACGTGGTGCCGCTCGAGAGCCGTCCTCCCGACCTGGACGGCAAGGGCGAGATCACGCAGCGCGACCTGGTGCGCAACGCGCTCCGCATGCGGCCCGACCGCATCATCGTCGGCGAGGCACGCGGTGCCGAGGCGCTCGACATGCTGCAGGCGATGAACACCGGCCACGACGGCTCGCTCACCACCATCCATGCCAACTCGCCGCGCGAGTGCCTGCAGCGCCTGGAGGTGATGGTGCTGATGGCCGGCTACGATCTCCCCGTGAAGGCGATCCGGCAGCAGGTCGGCTGCGCCGTCAACGTGTTCGTCCAGGCCGCGCGGCTGACCGACGGCTCGCGCAAGGTCGTGCGGGTGAGCGAGATCGTCGGCTTGGAGGGCGACCAGATCCAGCTGCAGGACCTCTTCGAGTTCACGCAGACGGGGATCACCCCCGAGGGCCGCGTCCACGGCCAGTTCCGCTCGAGCGGGCTGCGCAGCCGGTACTTCGACCGCATGGTGGCGGCGGGCGTCAAGCCCCAGGACATCCTCCCCAGAACGAGCGAGCGATGAGCAGGCTCGTCATGATTGCCGCGCGGACGGCGCCGGCGTGAGGACGAGGAGGCGATGACCATGTCGGAGTCGGAACGGAAGCCGTGCATCCTGATCGTGGAGGACCACCCCATCATCGCCGAGCTGGTGGAGACGCGGCTGCGCATCGAGGGAATGGAGCCGATCAAGTGCCCGGGCGGGCAGGAGGCGCTCGGCATCATCGGGACACAGCCGCTCGATGCGGTCATCCTCGACATCATGATGCCAGATGTCGACGGCTACGAGGTCTTGCGCTATATCCGCGCCCAGCCCGCGACGCGCCACCTGCCGGTCATCTTTCTGACCGCCCGGTCCACGCCCGCGGACATCGAGAAGGGCCTCGCGATGGGCGCGAACTACTACATCACCAAGCCGTTCAGCGGCCTCGACCTGGTGCGCAAGGTGCGCATCTGTCTCGAGGAGCATCGCGCCGCCCCCGAGCCGCGCGCCATGCGATGAGGCGCCCCCTGGCGCTGCTTGGGCTCGCCGCCGTGCTCGTCGCGGCTCCCGCCCGCGCCGACGGGCGCGAGGTCCCGCTCCAGGGCGACGGCAGGGGCTGGCTCGTCCGCGCCACGCTCAATGGCAGCGTGAACGGCCTCTTCCTCCTCGACACCGGCGCCAGCTACTGCGTGATCAACCAGAGCGTCGCGCGCCGGCTGGGGCTCAAGACAGGCGCGGAGCAGACGACGCTCGCCACCGCGAACG
This genomic interval carries:
- a CDS encoding helix-turn-helix transcriptional regulator, producing MDENPGNLIRTLRQKLSMTQEEFAHEIAVTVSTVNRWENAHAEPSKLAWKAIHDLARKRGLTEDILRLAGALSGG
- a CDS encoding sigma-54-dependent Fis family transcriptional regulator — encoded protein: MSHSQAIAAVGPVEQAKILVVEDDPDIRKILELFLGEKGFRVKIADGAPRALELLGEEPIDVILSDVRMPGMSGLDLLRHVKEQDPDIQLVLMSAYSSVKDAVEAIQLGAADYVEKPIDFRRLERVLQTVLEKHQLQHRTRILEQRLQGCVTFEGMVARSAQMLSVFAFIERLARYPTTALVMGESGTGKELVAGALHSLSPLRDRPFVVCNCTTLAPTLLESELFGHVRGAFTGADRDRKGLFEAAHGGTIFLDEIGELPVAVQVKLLRVLENREIKRIGSPDPVHIDIRVIAATNRDLADMVREATFRDDLFYRLNVGAIHLPPLRSRTDDIEPLVHHFVGIFNQRLGRTMSGAAPEVFDILARYSWPGNVRELANVIERAMVVCKSSVIVPESLPPHLFEVRPLLLDDGPEMPDLSLRAAEREQIVRALQASGGKRVEAARRLGLSRRTLYRKLSRYGIS
- a CDS encoding MinD/ParA family protein, producing the protein MDEPLHALCLSTDPAVSSAVVALLARIPGFAVTARELDYQLGSLELNDIREPHLAIVLLGEDPSPGLAVIEEVHKSAPATQVLAVSTDERSETIVRALRAGADEFLPLPLDANALMKVCIKVSALRRVSKANGGAQHAQFWVAYGARGGVGVTTLVANLGIALQAAGRQTVLLDLDLLSGDLALFLNLNPSYTLRDIAAAKRLDPVFLQATMIRHRSGLELIAAPVPLPGEAPLPLTSEQTLAILKLLDATHQVVLLDTTPAPLDATRAALTNADRIFLVTELTLPALRATMRALAWLREEGVELESTVEIVVNKHANRSWEVAPAEAAKTLGLPIRTLLPRDDAAVYTAVNGGLPLDEVKGGAALQRAIAALVGGAAPPPESPVLKGFRRLFAAAERRA
- a CDS encoding CpaF family protein, with protein sequence MPTGTIPAPRRSAPASPSQQMKDLKLRVHRQLLERLDLVALASLDSAQAEEHIRATLERVLQADSPELSGLERERLIEEVGYEVFGLGPLDSFLKDADVSDILVNGPDAVYIEKQGRLALTDVKFRDEAHLMQVIDRIVSAVGRRVDRESPMVDARLPDGSRVNAIVAPLAVRGPCLSIRRFGREPYRIDNLLAFGALTPEMVRYLAAVIQGRLNVIISGGTGAGKTTLLNCLTSFIPHHERVVTVEDSAELQLQQPHVVPLESRPPDLDGKGEITQRDLVRNALRMRPDRIIVGEARGAEALDMLQAMNTGHDGSLTTIHANSPRECLQRLEVMVLMAGYDLPVKAIRQQVGCAVNVFVQAARLTDGSRKVVRVSEIVGLEGDQIQLQDLFEFTQTGITPEGRVHGQFRSSGLRSRYFDRMVAAGVKPQDILPRTSER
- a CDS encoding response regulator, with the translated sequence MTMSESERKPCILIVEDHPIIAELVETRLRIEGMEPIKCPGGQEALGIIGTQPLDAVILDIMMPDVDGYEVLRYIRAQPATRHLPVIFLTARSTPADIEKGLAMGANYYITKPFSGLDLVRKVRICLEEHRAAPEPRAMR
- a CDS encoding TIGR02281 family clan AA aspartic protease, producing the protein MRRPLALLGLAAVLVAAPARADGREVPLQGDGRGWLVRATLNGSVNGLFLLDTGASYCVINQSVARRLGLKTGAEQTTLATANGLVRAPMVTIRYFDLGSNRVRDVKAVVHDSVMPPLDGIVGLSYLNNFSYVIDAKQRLLRLRPGG